Proteins encoded within one genomic window of Sulfurovum sp. XGS-02:
- a CDS encoding OmpP1/FadL family transporter, producing MNVKTTRTLGKLITLSLITSTMIHATNGDNLISVGAKARGMGGVGIAMAHGAESGLSNGALITSVESSEIGFGGTLFMPDIETQINGFGDPAYTSDADMNVIPEVSLAHKIDENWYIGVGMWGTGGMGTDYSKASGGAFNNFNMVTNLQLMQFAVPIAYKTGGLSLSVTPVLQYGNLDINYIIGPNPLNIPAGSVGAGLAQDFGFGYNVGLAYDLSSNGISGLTFGAMYKSAIEMDYDGQLTTASAPFGLTLPNGDTLEQPEEYGVGLAYAMGQHTIAFDYKKIKWSDAKGYSDYGWEDSNVYAVGYQYTENEWTIRLGYNHASSAVVEVADPRLNFFNLLGFPATAEDHYTVGASYEFTHAFSLDLAYVYQDNNNETFDVSTLFGPGATVSTDHAEDSVSFQLAYKF from the coding sequence ATGAACGTAAAGACAACAAGAACCTTAGGGAAATTGATCACACTTTCACTTATCACTTCAACGATGATACATGCAACAAACGGAGACAACCTTATTTCTGTAGGTGCTAAAGCCAGAGGTATGGGTGGTGTCGGGATCGCTATGGCACATGGTGCAGAATCTGGATTGAGCAACGGTGCACTGATCACAAGTGTAGAGAGCAGTGAAATCGGATTTGGTGGTACACTCTTTATGCCTGACATTGAAACTCAAATAAATGGCTTTGGAGATCCGGCTTATACCAGTGATGCAGATATGAATGTGATCCCTGAAGTGTCACTTGCACATAAGATCGATGAAAATTGGTATATCGGTGTTGGTATGTGGGGGACTGGTGGAATGGGTACAGATTACAGCAAAGCATCTGGTGGTGCATTTAATAACTTTAATATGGTAACCAACTTACAATTGATGCAATTTGCTGTACCTATTGCCTATAAAACGGGAGGCTTGAGTCTTTCGGTCACACCTGTACTTCAGTATGGGAATTTAGATATAAATTATATTATCGGACCAAATCCTCTAAACATTCCAGCAGGTTCTGTAGGCGCAGGTTTAGCACAAGACTTTGGCTTTGGATATAATGTAGGACTTGCCTATGACCTATCATCAAATGGTATCAGTGGTCTTACTTTTGGTGCTATGTATAAATCTGCCATAGAGATGGACTATGATGGTCAACTTACTACAGCTTCAGCACCTTTTGGACTTACACTTCCTAACGGAGATACACTTGAACAACCTGAAGAGTATGGTGTAGGTCTTGCCTATGCTATGGGTCAACATACGATAGCTTTTGACTATAAAAAAATAAAATGGTCTGATGCTAAAGGGTATAGTGACTACGGTTGGGAAGATTCCAATGTCTATGCAGTCGGTTACCAATATACAGAGAATGAATGGACCATAAGACTTGGTTACAATCATGCATCTTCTGCTGTAGTAGAAGTAGCGGATCCAAGACTTAACTTCTTTAACCTTCTTGGTTTTCCGGCAACTGCAGAAGATCACTATACAGTAGGGGCTAGCTACGAGTTTACACATGCATTTTCTCTTGACTTAGCCTATGTCTATCAAGACAATAATAACGAAACATTTGATGTAAGTACATTATTTGGACCAGGTGCAACTGTAAGTACTGATCACGCAGAAGACAGTGTTTCTTTCCAGTTAGCCTATAAGTTTTAA
- a CDS encoding radical SAM/SPASM domain-containing protein, whose product MKFYRIYIELTNVCGLSCSFCPTKALPTKEMDLDFFESIVNQAKAYTKEIACHVVGDPLTLSNLNAYLDIIHKHGLKAMLTTSGYFLKKHAYDTLFHPCVKQINISLNSFNKNDTSITFEQYMNPVLALCEAKLKREEDIFINLRVWNLDEMMSERTFNETLFEKLSSSFDTKLDLNSIYKEKPKSIRLASKVLVHFDNYFEWPSLKNKIYGHGTCQGLQSHVAILASGKVVPCCLDCDGVIELGDLHENSLDEILTAKRAVNMLEGFKEGKAVEELCQKCSYKDRFND is encoded by the coding sequence ATGAAATTTTACCGTATTTACATAGAGCTTACCAATGTATGTGGACTCTCCTGCAGTTTTTGTCCTACAAAGGCGCTACCCACTAAAGAGATGGACCTGGATTTTTTTGAATCCATCGTAAACCAGGCCAAAGCGTATACCAAGGAGATCGCTTGTCATGTGGTTGGAGATCCCCTCACACTGTCCAATCTGAATGCCTATTTGGATATTATCCACAAGCATGGGCTTAAAGCGATGCTCACGACCAGCGGATATTTTTTAAAGAAGCATGCTTATGATACACTTTTTCATCCCTGTGTAAAACAGATTAACATTTCACTCAACAGTTTCAATAAAAATGATACTTCTATCACCTTTGAACAGTATATGAACCCCGTACTTGCATTATGTGAAGCCAAGCTGAAGAGAGAAGAAGATATTTTTATTAATTTACGTGTTTGGAATCTGGATGAGATGATGAGTGAACGAACATTTAATGAAACACTCTTTGAAAAACTTTCGTCTAGCTTTGATACAAAACTTGATCTTAATAGCATATATAAAGAGAAACCAAAGTCCATACGTTTAGCCTCTAAAGTACTTGTACATTTTGATAACTATTTTGAATGGCCTTCTTTAAAGAACAAAATATACGGTCATGGTACATGCCAGGGACTACAGTCGCATGTGGCTATCCTGGCCAGTGGGAAAGTGGTACCTTGTTGTTTGGACTGTGACGGTGTCATAGAACTTGGCGATTTGCATGAAAATAGTTTGGATGAGATCTTAACTGCAAAACGTGCTGTCAATATGCTGGAGGGGTTTAAAGAGGGCAAAGCCGTTGAAGAACTTTGCCAGAAGTGTTCTTATAAGGATCGTTTCAACGATTAA
- a CDS encoding DNA recombination protein RecN: MGCRELIERLYLRDLVTFDEVELEFENGLVVLTGPSGAGKSVLMSAILSSFGYSTQGAAALCEVNLLKPEQLQSDAFELENDLTVKTLKKEKLRYFIDGQNISKKALNDMFLPYVKYLSVRDKGGFESETLLEMIDDQLLSKNKTFKQLRKEYRKRYRNYKEKASQLAKIKEDEAKLAELIEYATYEVEKIASINPQVGEEEELLKIKQQLSRIDKIKDALSSASEIFSLEANVEEVYRLLDKDGSIFSDAMNQLRADFEETENLADELEEVNVEEVLDRLADLTTLKNRYGSIEEALAYKESKEKELSGYQNIEQDKSMLESFLALEFSELQIIASKLSQSRQKEAKILERSLAEYLTTLKLPALTFVFSSGTLTEGGMDSVEVMLGSSKTATLSGGEFNRVRLALMATTIPEDKSKQGVLILDEIDANVSGDESIAIAEMIHKLSSVYQVFAISHQPHLTAKAGQHVVVTKAGQKSQVEVLNDVSRVSEIARIIAGENPTDEALEFAKKLRA, from the coding sequence ATGGGGTGCCGGGAATTGATAGAACGTTTATATTTGCGCGATCTTGTTACTTTTGATGAAGTAGAATTAGAGTTTGAAAATGGATTGGTGGTTTTAACCGGACCCAGCGGTGCAGGTAAGTCTGTACTGATGTCTGCGATACTTTCGAGTTTTGGGTACAGTACGCAAGGGGCTGCAGCATTGTGTGAAGTGAACTTGCTAAAGCCTGAACAGTTACAAAGTGATGCCTTTGAACTGGAGAATGATCTGACGGTAAAAACACTTAAAAAAGAGAAGCTTCGTTACTTTATCGATGGCCAGAATATCTCTAAAAAAGCTTTGAATGACATGTTTCTGCCTTATGTCAAGTATCTCTCTGTACGCGACAAAGGCGGTTTTGAGTCTGAAACACTTTTAGAGATGATCGATGATCAGCTTCTAAGTAAAAATAAAACGTTTAAACAGTTACGCAAAGAGTACAGAAAACGTTATAGAAATTATAAAGAAAAAGCTTCACAGCTCGCAAAGATAAAAGAAGATGAAGCAAAGCTTGCTGAACTCATAGAGTATGCGACCTATGAAGTAGAAAAAATAGCTTCTATCAACCCGCAGGTAGGTGAAGAAGAGGAATTGCTCAAGATCAAACAGCAGCTTTCACGTATTGACAAGATAAAAGATGCACTTTCAAGCGCTTCAGAGATATTTTCCTTAGAAGCAAATGTGGAAGAGGTCTATAGACTATTAGATAAAGACGGGTCCATATTTAGCGATGCGATGAACCAACTTCGTGCTGATTTTGAAGAGACGGAAAATCTTGCAGATGAACTTGAAGAGGTCAATGTAGAAGAAGTACTGGACCGTCTGGCTGACCTCACCACACTGAAGAACCGTTACGGCAGTATAGAAGAAGCATTAGCCTATAAAGAATCTAAAGAGAAAGAACTTTCCGGCTATCAGAATATAGAACAGGACAAGAGTATGCTGGAGTCGTTTTTGGCTTTAGAGTTTTCAGAGTTACAGATCATCGCTTCAAAACTCTCTCAGTCGCGCCAGAAAGAGGCAAAGATATTGGAAAGATCTTTAGCTGAGTATCTGACGACACTTAAACTTCCTGCACTTACGTTTGTGTTCTCTTCTGGCACTTTGACAGAAGGTGGAATGGACAGTGTAGAAGTGATGCTCGGCTCATCAAAAACCGCTACACTCAGTGGAGGAGAATTTAACCGTGTACGTTTGGCACTGATGGCAACGACGATCCCTGAAGATAAGAGTAAACAGGGGGTTCTTATTCTCGATGAGATAGACGCCAATGTGAGCGGAGATGAATCCATTGCCATAGCAGAGATGATCCATAAGCTCTCCTCAGTGTACCAGGTTTTTGCGATCTCTCATCAGCCGCATCTGACAGCAAAAGCGGGACAGCATGTTGTCGTAACAAAAGCAGGGCAAAAGAGTCAGGTGGAAGTCTTGAATGATGTGAGCCGTGTTTCTGAGATAGCAAGGATCATCGCAGGAGAAAATCCTACGGATGAAGCATTGGAGTTTGCCAAAAAGTTAAGAGCTTAG
- the aspS gene encoding aspartate--tRNA ligase: MRTHYCAEVNEEHIGQEVTVAGWVSSRRDHGGLIFIDLRDKDEVVQLVCDPADDANAHKIAEEVRDQFVLIAKGKVRARGEGLENPKLKTGKIEIVVNDLNIENRSKPMPFDLNDDKVNEEIKLKHRYLELRTQKSYDIFKLRSKATIAARNSLDALDFLEVETPIITKSTPEGARDYLVPSRVHPGEFYALPQSPQLFKQLLMVGGFDRYFQIAKCFRDEDLRADRQPEFTQIDVEMSFCDQEEVIAVAEKLIHDVFSACGFDIPTTFKRMPHFEAMEKYGSDKPDMRYDLAMVDVIDIFERCDNEIFSNIAKSPKKNRIKALKVPKGDEIFSKRQMKGFEDYVRKFGASGLGYFQMKEDGLKGPLTKFFTEEDIQAIIERCGLEVGDAVFFGAGEKKLVWDYMGRFRIYLAETMDIIPKDTFEFLWVMDFPMFEVEDGKVKALHHPFTQPKSLDYEDIEEIESIAYDIVLNGTELGGGSIRIHKEDVQAEIFKLLGIDEEEAQEKFGFLLDALKFGAPPHGGFALGLDRLIMLMTGASSIREVIAFPKTQKAQCLLTQAPSVVDAEQLKDLSLRIRQTPTA, from the coding sequence ATGAGAACACATTATTGTGCAGAAGTAAATGAAGAACATATTGGACAGGAAGTTACCGTTGCGGGTTGGGTCTCTTCACGTAGAGACCATGGTGGACTTATATTCATCGACCTTAGAGACAAAGATGAAGTAGTACAGCTTGTGTGTGATCCGGCAGACGATGCAAATGCGCATAAAATAGCTGAAGAGGTCAGAGATCAGTTTGTATTGATCGCTAAAGGTAAAGTACGTGCCAGAGGTGAAGGGCTGGAGAACCCTAAACTAAAAACCGGGAAGATAGAGATCGTAGTGAACGACCTTAATATAGAAAACCGTTCTAAACCTATGCCTTTTGACCTCAATGATGACAAAGTAAATGAAGAGATCAAACTGAAGCACCGTTACTTAGAACTACGTACACAAAAATCTTACGATATCTTCAAGCTGCGTTCAAAAGCAACGATCGCTGCACGTAACTCACTTGATGCACTAGACTTCCTTGAAGTTGAAACACCTATTATTACTAAATCTACACCCGAAGGTGCCAGAGATTACCTTGTACCTTCACGTGTACATCCTGGTGAATTCTATGCACTTCCACAATCTCCGCAGCTTTTCAAGCAGCTTTTGATGGTGGGCGGTTTTGACCGTTACTTCCAGATAGCAAAATGTTTCAGAGATGAAGACTTAAGAGCAGACAGACAACCTGAGTTCACGCAAATAGATGTTGAAATGTCTTTCTGTGACCAGGAAGAGGTGATTGCCGTTGCAGAAAAACTGATACACGATGTATTTTCTGCATGCGGTTTTGACATTCCTACTACATTTAAACGTATGCCTCACTTTGAAGCGATGGAAAAATACGGTTCAGACAAACCGGATATGCGTTATGATCTGGCTATGGTAGATGTGATCGATATTTTTGAAAGATGTGACAATGAGATCTTCTCGAATATCGCAAAATCACCGAAGAAAAACCGTATCAAAGCACTCAAGGTACCAAAAGGTGATGAGATCTTCTCAAAACGTCAAATGAAAGGTTTTGAAGATTACGTTCGTAAATTCGGTGCATCCGGTCTGGGTTATTTCCAGATGAAAGAAGATGGTCTTAAAGGACCTCTTACTAAATTCTTTACAGAAGAAGATATTCAGGCGATCATTGAGAGATGTGGACTTGAAGTAGGTGATGCTGTCTTCTTTGGTGCAGGTGAGAAAAAACTGGTATGGGATTATATGGGTCGTTTCCGTATCTATCTTGCAGAAACCATGGATATCATTCCTAAAGATACATTTGAGTTCTTATGGGTCATGGACTTCCCTATGTTCGAAGTAGAAGATGGAAAGGTCAAAGCACTTCACCATCCATTTACACAGCCAAAATCATTGGATTATGAAGATATCGAAGAGATTGAATCGATCGCCTATGATATAGTACTGAACGGTACAGAGCTTGGTGGTGGATCGATCCGTATCCATAAAGAAGATGTGCAGGCAGAGATCTTTAAACTCCTTGGTATCGATGAAGAAGAAGCACAAGAGAAGTTCGGGTTCTTACTTGATGCACTCAAATTCGGTGCACCGCCACATGGTGGTTTTGCCCTCGGTCTTGACAGACTTATCATGCTAATGACCGGTGCTTCAAGTATCCGTGAGGTTATCGCATTCCCTAAAACACAAAAAGCACAGTGTCTTCTTACACAAGCACCAAGCGTTGTAGATGCAGAACAGCTTAAAGACCTGAGCCTTAGAATCAGACAAACACCAACAGCATAA
- a CDS encoding histone deacetylase has translation MKVAYITDDIYLQHHTGAMHPESPERLRAINKAIEELHSFLTFTSPISASESILELVHSPDHIETIKNVCAYEGSIDSDTVCSVDSFDAARMAVGAGVVALDGIKSGEFERAFCAVRPPGHHARPAQAMGFCLFNNIAIAARYAQSIGYEKVMIVDFDVHHGNGTQDTFYEDDSVFYFSSHQAYIFPGTGAQLEKGEGKGRGYTANFPVMAGSSDNDLLDIYENELPSLVNDFKPDIILVSAGYDLHESDPLAQLNITTEGIRRIVRIILDSADVPFVFFLEGGYNVNALGENVKVTLEEMLKSTSS, from the coding sequence ATGAAAGTAGCATATATAACTGATGATATCTATCTACAGCATCATACCGGTGCAATGCATCCGGAGTCTCCAGAGCGCCTTAGAGCGATCAATAAAGCTATTGAAGAACTGCATTCATTTTTGACATTTACCTCTCCGATAAGTGCTTCAGAAAGTATACTTGAACTTGTACACTCTCCTGATCATATAGAGACTATTAAAAATGTTTGTGCCTATGAAGGAAGTATTGATTCGGATACTGTCTGCAGTGTGGATTCATTTGATGCAGCAAGGATGGCAGTGGGAGCAGGAGTCGTAGCATTGGATGGTATAAAGTCTGGGGAATTTGAACGGGCTTTTTGTGCCGTAAGACCTCCAGGACATCATGCCAGACCCGCACAAGCCATGGGCTTTTGCCTTTTCAATAATATTGCCATAGCTGCACGGTATGCACAGAGCATAGGATATGAAAAAGTGATGATCGTCGATTTTGATGTCCATCATGGTAATGGTACACAAGACACCTTTTATGAAGATGACTCTGTATTTTATTTCTCATCACATCAGGCGTATATATTCCCCGGTACAGGTGCCCAGTTAGAGAAAGGAGAGGGTAAAGGCAGGGGATATACTGCAAACTTTCCAGTGATGGCGGGAAGTTCAGACAACGATTTACTTGATATCTATGAAAATGAGCTTCCTTCACTTGTCAACGACTTTAAACCTGACATCATTTTGGTTTCTGCAGGGTATGATCTGCATGAAAGTGACCCTTTGGCACAATTGAATATCACTACGGAAGGTATAAGACGTATTGTTAGGATCATACTGGATAGTGCGGATGTTCCCTTTGTGTTTTTTTTAGAAGGGGGTTACAATGTCAATGCTTTGGGGGAGAATGTCAAGGTGACACTGGAAGAGATGCTGAAAAGCACCTCTTCCTAA
- a CDS encoding YSC84-related protein, with protein MYSKKLHPMMLLLLISLAFTQFSFAKPAAQLNADVDAAIKKFEKEVVGGPEFLSKVKGYLVFPSVIKGGFILGGEYGEGALRINGTTKHFYSMTSASIGYQAGVQEHSVLIAFLSEASLNNFIRSNGWEAGVDGSITVADWGKNKDITSISYEKPIVAFIYGAEGLMLGVSIEGTKFQRIIPN; from the coding sequence ATGTACAGTAAAAAATTGCACCCAATGATGCTATTGCTTCTTATCTCTCTTGCTTTTACTCAATTTTCATTTGCAAAACCAGCTGCCCAGCTGAATGCAGATGTTGATGCAGCCATCAAAAAATTTGAAAAAGAAGTGGTAGGGGGACCAGAATTTCTTTCAAAAGTAAAAGGTTATCTTGTCTTTCCTTCTGTCATAAAAGGTGGATTTATCCTTGGAGGAGAATATGGTGAAGGTGCCCTTCGTATCAATGGTACGACCAAACACTTTTACAGTATGACATCCGCTTCCATAGGATACCAAGCCGGTGTGCAAGAGCATTCAGTCCTCATCGCCTTTCTTTCAGAAGCTTCTTTAAACAATTTTATTCGAAGTAACGGATGGGAAGCCGGTGTAGATGGTTCTATTACTGTAGCGGACTGGGGAAAAAATAAAGATATCACCTCTATCAGTTATGAAAAACCTATTGTTGCATTTATCTATGGTGCAGAAGGTTTGATGTTAGGTGTCAGTATAGAAGGTACCAAATTCCAAAGGATCATACCTAATTAA
- a CDS encoding adenylate kinase, translated as MKKLFLIIGAPGSGKTTDASIIAEKNSDTIVHYSTGDMLREEVASGSELGQTIESYISKGALVPLKIIVDTIVSAIKNAPVDNVLIDGYPRSTEQMTAFDELVSKEDDIELASVIEVRVSEQVARERILGRRAEAAPGEERSDDSEEVFNDRMKIYTDPLAEIQAFYTEKNLLEVISGERTLEEVVADMEAFVKSKI; from the coding sequence ATGAAAAAACTATTTTTAATCATTGGCGCACCGGGTTCAGGAAAAACAACAGATGCAAGTATCATCGCTGAAAAGAACAGTGACACTATCGTACACTACTCAACCGGTGATATGCTTAGAGAAGAAGTGGCAAGCGGAAGCGAACTGGGTCAAACGATAGAAAGCTATATCTCAAAAGGTGCCCTTGTACCACTTAAAATCATTGTGGACACTATCGTATCTGCTATCAAAAATGCACCTGTAGACAATGTACTTATCGATGGTTACCCAAGAAGTACGGAACAAATGACAGCTTTTGATGAACTTGTATCTAAAGAAGATGACATTGAGCTTGCGTCAGTGATCGAAGTAAGAGTGAGCGAGCAAGTAGCCAGAGAGAGAATTTTAGGCCGTCGTGCAGAAGCAGCACCTGGTGAAGAGAGAAGTGATGACAGTGAAGAGGTATTCAACGATAGAATGAAAATCTATACTGATCCATTGGCTGAGATTCAAGCATTTTATACTGAGAAGAACCTATTAGAAGTGATTTCTGGTGAAAGAACGCTTGAAGAAGTGGTTGCAGATATGGAAGCATTTGTAAAGAGCAAGATCTAA
- a CDS encoding NAD(+)/NADH kinase, which produces MSNEKLSQIKTAGFILKPNDPEIKALYERIKAQFESKGISVILAERSAQRVGLEGMPFEKMCEKSDFLVSLGGDGTLLSLVRRSHGHDKPVVGINAGNLGFLADVTIDDVELFLEQLIRDEYRIDERMMIEGYIQRKNGQKEPFFAFNDVVITRPVVSKISTIYASIDGERFNTYKGDGLIIATPTGSTAYNLAAGGPVMYPLTQALIMTPILAHSLTQRPLVVPADFTIELSSPEERVIAVIDGQDDYEMVPEDVLVIRGAERGAKLLHRKERNYFSVLREKLSWGAGN; this is translated from the coding sequence ATGAGTAATGAAAAATTATCGCAGATAAAAACTGCAGGGTTTATTTTAAAACCCAATGACCCAGAGATAAAAGCATTGTATGAACGGATCAAGGCACAGTTCGAGTCTAAAGGTATTTCTGTGATCCTGGCAGAACGTTCGGCGCAGAGAGTAGGTCTGGAAGGTATGCCCTTTGAAAAAATGTGTGAAAAATCAGACTTTTTGGTCTCTTTGGGCGGAGATGGTACACTGCTTTCCCTGGTACGCCGCTCTCATGGGCATGATAAACCTGTTGTGGGTATCAATGCCGGTAATTTAGGATTTTTGGCTGATGTGACCATCGATGATGTAGAGTTGTTTTTAGAACAACTAATCAGAGATGAATATCGCATTGATGAACGTATGATGATAGAAGGGTATATACAAAGAAAAAATGGTCAAAAAGAGCCGTTTTTTGCTTTTAACGATGTGGTGATCACACGTCCGGTAGTCTCCAAGATCTCAACCATATATGCATCCATTGATGGAGAAAGATTTAACACCTATAAAGGGGACGGACTGATCATTGCGACACCTACAGGATCAACGGCATATAACCTTGCTGCGGGCGGTCCTGTGATGTATCCGCTGACACAGGCACTCATTATGACCCCCATACTGGCACACTCTTTAACACAGCGTCCTCTCGTGGTACCTGCAGATTTTACGATCGAACTCTCTTCTCCCGAAGAACGTGTCATTGCAGTGATAGACGGACAGGATGATTATGAGATGGTTCCCGAAGATGTACTGGTGATCAGGGGTGCAGAACGCGGTGCAAAACTTCTGCATAGAAAAGAACGCAATTATTTCTCTGTCTTGAGAGAAAAACTTTCATGGGGTGCCGGGAATTGA